Proteins co-encoded in one Brassica oleracea var. oleracea cultivar TO1000 chromosome C4, BOL, whole genome shotgun sequence genomic window:
- the LOC106340422 gene encoding dirigent protein 25-like has translation MAGQKILSFLVLTLLVSFTAAARLLDEKDTFPATNTPGSGPFPGPLPASGSGSVGTGSGSAGTGFSSGTGSIPSSGSAGAAATGLGAGTGPGSSSGSGPLTTTGSGPLPIAGSVPGPLPVNGGPGSLPATGPSPLLPLPAGGSSTGPGQALGGGAGAGTALGGGGVGPDHTLVFFMHDILGGSNPTARAVTGVVANPALSGQLPFAKPNGANLPITNGVPANNNNNGIVNNNNVPLLVGLGGTTANILQNNGNNGNNNLLNGLPVANGGQLPSGSALQMLMFGTMTVIDDELTEGHELGSGLLGKAQGYYVASAVDGTSQTMAFTAMFESGGYEDSISFFGVHRTAASESHLGVMGGTGKYVNARGFAIVKTFTGSSGTQQQQPHQFTDGLETVLQCTVYLSC, from the coding sequence ATGGCAGGTCAAAAGATACTCTCCTTCCTGGTTCTAACTCTCCTTGTTAGTTTCACAGCTGCGGCTCGACTTCTTGATGAAAAAGATACGTTCCCAGCCACAAACACCCCTGGCTCAGGTCCCTTCCCTGGTCCTTTACCAGCGTCTGGCTCAGGTTCTGTAGGAACTGGCTCGGGTTCTGCGGGTACCGGTTTCAGTTCAGGAACAGGATCAATACCATCAAGTGGTTCAGCAGGTGCTGCTGCAACTGGTCTCGGTGCCGGAACAGGGCCAGGCTCATCAAGTGGTTCAGGTCCTTTGACTACTACTGGTTCTGGTCCTCTACCAATCGCTGGCTCTGTTCCTGGTCCTTTACCGGTCAATGGTGGTCCAGGTTCCTTGCCTGCCACTGGTCCCAGTCCTTTACTTCCTCTACCGGCTGGTGGTTCATCCACTGGTCCCGGTCAAGCTCTTGGAGGTGGTGCAGGTGCCGGTACAGCTCTTGGTGGTGGTGGTGTAGGTCCTGACCACACACTGGTATTTTTCATGCACGATATACTCGGCGGCTCAAACCCCACGGCTAGAGCCGTAACTGGAGTCGTTGCGAACCCGGCTTTAAGTGGCCAGCTCCCATTCGCTAAACCCAACGGCGCAAACCTTCCTATAACCAACGGAGTTCCAGCTAACAACAACAACAACGGTATCGTCAACAACAACAACGTCCCTCTTCTCGTTGGACTTGGTGGGACCACGGCTAACATCCTCCAGAACAACGGAAATAACGGTAACAACAACCTTTTAAACGGTCTACCGGTTGCTAACGGCGGTCAGCTCCCGAGCGGTTCCGCTCTACAGATGCTTATGTTCGGGACAATGACAGTGATTGACGACGAACTAACTGAAGGCCACGAGCTCGGGTCTGGTTTGCTCGGGAAAGCGCAGGGGTACTATGTGGCGAGTGCGGTTGATGGAACTAGCCAGACGATGGCGTTTACTGCCATGTTTGAGAGCGGCGGTTATGAAGATAGTATAAGCTTCTTTGGTGTTCATAGAACAGCGGCTTCGGAGTCGCATTTAGGAGTTATGGGAGGGACCGGGAAGTATGTGAACGCGAGAGGATTTGCGATTGTGAAGACGTTTACAGGATCTAGCGGGACGCAACAGCAGCAGCCGCATCAGTTCACTGATGGACTTGAGACTGTTCTTCAGTGTACTGTCTATCTTTCTTGCTAG